The genomic interval cttaaaataattatcgattattgcaatgtatgtatataaagtttgaatattatatatattcttaaaaagaaaaaaaaagaaagaaacaaaagctTTTTAAATCTATGAACGTAAGCCTATTCCatgttattaaatttgttagtTTCTCTTAACATTCAACAAACATTAATCCTACCGATTGCCCGATTGTTCCATTTAGTTTTAGATATTTTCTGTAAATAGTTAAATTCCTCAAATGTATTAAACATCCAAACCCATTAGTATAGAATCGTAAACAAGCTTGATTtgtgttaataatttaaaaattttgttttcgaatataattatattaaaatagctGTCTATATTTCAATAACAGCAACTTCTATTTAATCTAATCTATCGTACCATTTGTATAcagaatatacgtatgtaagacATGGTTTATGATTAATCGAAATCGTCAAGTCGCATCTTCCATCACAAACAAGTGCCACGTccgaattaatttcgattttgGTGGAAACCCGAGAATATATCTCAAGAGAATAAAGTGGTGTTCAAAGTTTTCGTTGAACTATTAACgtcaacgatatatatatatatatatatatatatatgtgtgtatacatatatgatatattgaagaaatgaaaagaaaaaaaaaattatcggaaggaagaaagataaacatTCGTGCGCgtgagagaaaatatattagtcATTATTTCTGGATTATAAGGAAATTTCGTATTTATCCTCGATCATTCCACGAATACATTAAAAATCTTAActaaagacgaagaagagaagagagaagaaaaaacaattctttcgtcgtaagaaaaattcgaaaaggaaatattcaTAATCGAGCGAAATGACATGGTTCTGTGGGAAATTCggtttaataatacttttcatttccatttgtTGTCTTTATATGTTCGCGTTTTACTTCGATCTGAGATTCAAGAACGTTCTcaattttaaatcaaatcaTAAAATGATACCGCAACGATTGAAAGACCATAAGATGTTCAAGAAGATCCTCTTTTGGAATGGAATGTTCGGCaacaaaaacttttatttcggTGATGGtgatatctttaaaaattgcCGAGTAAATAAGTGTTACGCCACTTACGATAGATTTTACACTAACGTTGAAAATTTTGATGCTATACTGTTTCATGGTGTCGAGTTAGAGAGACAGGATTTGCccgatgaaagaaatattaagcaacattacatttttgttaatttggAAAGTCCACAGAATAGACCAATCGAAAATGTCTTTTtcgagaattattttaatgatactaTGACTTATCGATTGGATAGTGAAATTGTATGGCCTTATGGATTTGTTCGTGATTTAAAAACTAATAAGATCGTTGCGCCTTCTACTGATGTCTTTTGGAATATTcctgataatgatgataagaGTAACAAATTGTCTTCTACATATCACTTAAAaggtatttgtattttatacactattatattatatacatatacataatatatatatatatatatatatatatatatattttgtttcttttctaatgtatacatatttcttttttaatataccatgaaaaatttatttgtttgtttacgTGTCAAGCTGAGTATCTACAAAGCCGTTCGATTTTgatcaaaaaataatgaaattacttAAACACGGTCtcttaataaaatgataaatgcatttattatgaatataattagaagggaaataaaaagaaaaaagatcataaaataaattaaataataaattcattttatattatacattatatttattttatattattttattttatattatatactatacattTACATGTTTATTAAActcgatatatacgtatctatcaatgatttatttaattctcgaAATTTgactcgattttttttcatctttttttttttcatagacgATGCGATTGCAAATAAAAGTAAGGAAATAGCTTGGTTGGTTAGTAATTGTCCAGCTAAAAGTGGGCGTTGGGAATACGTTCAAGAATTATCAAAATACATTAGCGTCGATATTTATGGACAATGTGGTGATTATCGGACTTGTCCATATACACGTGATTGTTTCAAGGATTTATTCGAGccacaatatttcttttatctctcttttgaaaattcattGTGTCAGGATTACGTCACGGAGAAGCTTTACAAACCATTGAGGTAACATAATGAATAACTgaaaacttattttttctttttttctcttttttttcgttggatAAATAATAACTTTAATTAGCCTTATATAcgcataaatattaattaatcgttatcagaatttattatatttcatattttaatatatatatatttatatattgtatgagtactaaatatatatatatatataaagagaaaaaaagaaaaaacaataagactgttaattatattgttttacaaCATTTACAATGTTTTTAACATGTCACATCGATTTGCATTCATTCATTAACTTATACTGtcattctttctccctctttatctctttctctctttctttctctctcttcttgttctctcttatTTCACAGATACAACATATTGCCGATCGTTTACGGAGGAGCCAATTATAGTCGATTTGCACCAAAAGATTCTTACATCAACGCATTAGACTTTGACAGTCCAAAAGAATTAGCCGTCTATTTAAAACGACTTAAAACGAATCCGAAAGAATATCGACAATATTTTCGATGGAAGACCCTTTATCGAATAGAAGATTCTGCAGTTAAGGTCGCTTGCAATCTCTGCAAGTTTCTTCATACTGAAAGGAAGATCAATACGTATTCTATATTATCGGATTGGTATAGCCGTAACAAATGTCCCTTACAGAAGTTattgaatgaaatgaaatatgtcACGAAAGTATCATTGAATATTGAGAActaataaatcgaaataatactTGATTACTAcgatgattaatatataatataatataatacaacctaatataatataataattataagaaagaTCTCGAAGTATATACCGGTAAAATGAAACGTAGCATAATTTCGATCtcgtcgtttttatttatttatttttattttttgtaatataattatatcgatatattaaatgcaacgtcttcctttctttgtttatcactactttttttttatgtttttctttctttttcccctcctttccttttttctttcctctttacgATGGAAGATACATTTATTCGCGTAAACATTGATGGATAAACGATATGATGGAAGGTTTGTAGAAGTGAATGTATATGCTCATaggtaatatatacatacacatttgtTTTATCATGCTACTAAATCCTACTATAGTCATCCTGTTTGCACGAATTAAACCGTTATCGAATCTGCagggacagaaagagaaagggagaaagagagagagagagagagagagagagagagagagagagagaaagagagagaattcggAATGCAAATGCAGATGAGGACAAACATTACGATCGAACAGGTATTAATCCCTATGCGTTTTCTCGTTGAATGTTACACGGAAACTTCGGCACCTTGCTGattttatacgtgtatatgtttgtgttagaaagggggagagagagagaaagagagaaagagagaatccgTTCCAATGTGCGATAAGCGATCGAGTTACGACGAAGAAACGTTTGAAATGTTGTAACGTGACGCGTTATCTTTGCCGAATATTAGCACGGCGAATGGTGCTAGAAGTCGTAAATTCAATCTAATCTTACCTTAAAGCAAAGCGGAACGTAACAcgtattgttatattttattgttgaaCTATTTATAAGATCTGATTTTGATCCCAACACGATTGGATTTTTTCAGttatatgataattttctttaagcaGTTAAAAATCttcagatttttcttttcataatattatttaataatttatattatgataGTTGTAATTACGTTAATATATGTCACATATggcgatattattttatttcatacgtatatgtttccattggaaaatttctttttgtttagtAATTTGGACAAAGTTTTGTtgaaattacaatatattttagtacatatgtgtatcatttatatgatttttttttttatatttatgttccATTCGAACatcgtaataaaattgtattttatatgagATCGGCATAATATCGTACGGGGAATTGAAACTGTGAGAAAAATGTTCGTAGAACAGTTGTTTGTTTAAAGAGGcacattattttgttataaatcatTGTTTTCGAGTGAGTAAattagtaaaagaaaattgttaaatcaagttattcttttcgttttcttttttgttttttcaaacgaaaaccTAGATTtttgtattacatataatatatattgaaatataacaCTCCCTATACATGTACGTGTAAGTATAttagataagaagaaaagataattttttataataattcatttttatttaactttcttttctccctttttcataaaatcaaTTATCAATCTTATCAATGtaacttttaatttcaatataacgataataagatcgttatataattatatcgtatcatataacattataatgtaataagtaattgtattatacaattcacgttatataaatttttttttaaataaacgaaacgaagctATTGCTTTTATAATAGAGATAACTAGAATAAGATATGTAAAATAGgagattagaaaaaagtaGGTGTGGTTGGGTAGGGTGAAAGAAGGAGGATAGGGGGAGGGATTTATTTGCTATGAGACaccgtttttctttcttacaataCTAACGTAAACACGATAAGGTTTTGTATCGTCTCGTTTGGTTTCGTGCTAACAAAAAGCGATTACTTTGTCACACAGCTGTGTAACCACAGTTTCGGATGTGTCCAATCCTGTTCCTGTTTCGTGGTTCCAACGGCTTCGTTCTCCCACAAATTCTCTTGCCATTTGACAAACCAGAACGTTGCTAGGACGTGCACGCGATGCCCAGGTGTCACGTCTGTATCACGTATTACAAATTTACCGGTAATTATCAGGAAATAGATaccatgtatgtgtatatatatatatgagagacaaagagaaagatagagagagagcgaaagagaaagagagggagagagaagatagaaacaCTGTGTTTGTTAATGAAACAGTCGTAATTGGAGAGTATTTAGGTCACTTGAATACCTCCATTTTAACATTAGacacgaatatttttcatattcaaattattatttttttttttattaagtatcGAAGATCGTTCGAagtattttcttaattattttttatcttgttccatataaagttataatcctcattattatttattgtaggAAATTTAGGTTATTCGAATTTCTCCGTTTTAATATTGGATATGAATATTTCCAATCGCAAATCATCGTGGGATATCGTtgttataattgttatatatatatatatatatatattggaatttttattattatttgttatatggAAAATTCAGATCGTCATTTGAATCTCTATATTTTAGGTTTAATGACGATGAACATTTTACAATTACAAATCAttgtaatcttctttttttatcatttctttttttgttatgcaTCGAGATTAttggaaaatatattcttagtTATTTTCCATCTGctcttaaataattttctagatTGAAGACTTTGACTAAAGAATTTGAATCAACGCTAATGTTACTTTAAagctttagaaaagaaaaagtaaaaagcaaagggaagaaaaaaagaaattctatcaTCTTTGGATTCTTCAATATTTCCGTTTATAAGTAGCTTATCGGATTTTTCCTTGTAGCTtcgtaaatcgatcgatagaataATTCGATACTAACGTATGTTGGTTATGACTTCGTTCAAAGAACgaagagattattattttctattcccTCTCAAGACACCCTTTTTCCGCAATGTAAatgtttatatctatattcattttccttttcttttttcctttttcctttcttttttctccttccttttttcttgctatctgtctttctcagtTTCcgtattactttatttttcataagcTTTTCTGTTTTGCTCCGGTTTCTTccatattctttttccttttttttcatctcccACCCTcactcttcctttctctctctttctctgtctgtctggttttctttccttttttcttcttttcgtgaCAAGCTTCTACCGACAGTTTTTCCGTGTTTCTCCGTTTATTAAAAGGACTGAAtcgttttgaatttttcttcgattttccaTAGcggcgagaaaaaaaattttttcttttatggtTTTCTCGTTTAAACGCTATACATACGACTGTGTCTAGAacgtacacacatgtatatataggtatatgtatatatgtaaatatgtatatatatatgtgtatatatatatatatatatatatatataggtatgtatcgTTACGTATACATGACctaaaaacaaaggaaaaaatagaagggggagaaaaatatgtagatctctctctctctttttctctctttctctttttagttcTATGATAAACTCGCCAGACAAAAGTTTCCGCTTTTGTAGCGTTATCTTTGCACGCCAGAAATACGCGTATTCAATTTCTAGATTATTTGCATACCGTATGCGGTAGACACACAACTCGATCGATTCCGATACTCGGCACACTAGTCCCACGTGCTATGTCGTCGATTACTAATTCCTATGTGAATAAACGAGAAATGATTTTCTATTTGATTTAAAACTATTACATATTGACGATAACTATAAGATTATCTACAGAAAAGCATGATGTAGaaattcttataattattttattaaatcgtaagaaaaattttcgttaaaattattgaaataatttctaatatatttgaaaacttTACTTATTAGATCattaattcgttcgttatttaaaaaatttgtttgtcATGATTACTTAATAATCCTTtggaaatattgataatattttgggacaattttttactttattttaatactttattcATTCCGtccatttatatttcttaaatatttattcatacttttatatttaatttttatattctttaatctttattaAGATTATTTATGAGAAGAATGATATATGAGTTgcaatgattattaaataattgtgacatttaaaaattcttaatacGTTCGTGaacaatttcttatttagttattcatttattcatataggtattataaatatttattcgtatattcatatttaattttttcccataatatttattaagataatttaagaaaatactATTATACACATTgtaatgattatttaataatcgtaatatttaaacattttttaataacactTTCTCTTGTTCATACACACGCATGTAATCGAttcctttttcattcaataattcatatattcgAAGGATTTAACAACATCAAACATGTATAGTTAATTGTTCCATTTTGTAATCTTCATTGTAACTTTCAGAAACTTCGTGAAACTGAACAATTCGAAAAGTTCGGCATTCGAATTGTAGTCGAATCGTGACAACAAGTTCAGTATGCAAAAGCTTATGGTAGCAAGTGGCAGGAAGATAGGAAGGTAACTGTAAAGCGTTCTCTTCGAAGTTAACCATACTTCGTAGTAACGTCTAGCAACATTCGTACTTGTGAAAATTGCCAATGCCCAAACCTTCGTAGATTCGTAGATGCAACGTGTTTGCATTCCTACGACATCGTACGCATTGCAGTTGCACTCTAAGAGGTTGCATCTGCAACAGATAGGAGAAACACTTTAACGACTTAGACGCGTTGCACTTCAAGTCGCTGACGTTTCTTCAATCGATCcgacatatgtgtatatatatatatatatatatatatatatatatatatatttgtatatatgtatatatatgtgtgtaaataGATATGGTTACcaacatatatgtaaatatatttcatatagaaTCTCCCACAAGAGCATGTCTGCGAGATATCTTCTctgtaaaaatatcaatttatttgtgaaagaaaaagaaagaaaaaaaaagcaacaacaAATTTTATACGTATCGAACGCGAAATGTAAATCATTAATAACGTTTTTAATTGACAATAAGATCATTACCTTTCGTTATTAGCAATTATAGATTTGCTATCGTCTCGATATACTTTCTATCAATTTTTCAACATCAATATTTTACGAGTATGATCTATTAGAGTTCTTTATGTTAAAGTATGTTTTTATCTTAAGCTTATACCTCATTATGAATcatacattttctatttcagcATTAGGGAACTAGGGCAGCACGAGCGAAGCGATGATGTAATGTTTCTCTTGGCGTTTTGTAGGCTAAACTGTTTTACGTACGTAGCATTAATATCATGAGACTCCGTTTTCTACTATGACACGAAcgaatttgataaaagaaaaaaaaaaagaaaatttagcgAACATGTGATGCAGAAAAtatgcgtatatgtgtatgcttTTAGATTATTACAATCTCTGTCTTACTAATTATCAATTTTCGAAGATATCGTTAACACATTTTTATGAGACAGAGATTACATACGTGAATAGTATAATTAAAGAtactttgatatattcaacataatattttatttatcattaacttgattcataaataaattgattatattctaatttaatcgttatatatatatatgtatgtatctacatatttattatataataaattatattataaatatagttatttatgaatcgatctaacacacgcgcgcacgcacgcatgcacaaatacgatattttatatgtagaaTTCTTAGCATTAACATTTTGCATAATTTTTGaattgattcataaataagagttgttttattgtaataaactTCTTTACTTACAAcacttatttatgaatcaactCAATATATTGTATAGTGTATTCCATAAATGTAtgattatattgaatatttttagatgatgtacatacatatattggCGGTTGACGGctaaagtattataatataaatcagaACGATTAGTTTTCCAGAgaagtatttataaaaaatattaaaatctagCAATGTAAGATCAAATATTAGGTCTTAAAACGTGAAAGGtgataacatatgtatatatgtctcgTCCCATTGGacttacaaaaatttttttttctgtgaaattgtaatattaaattgtgaaattataatattagaaccataaataaggaataaattaaaaaaactttttctttttccaacatatacatatgtaaatctTTCATGACGTCATTTAACATTGAAATTCTTAGAACAACTAAAGATTCTCTTTCAATAGACGActtaaatcttttttgtttatttttctttcaaaatatgCGTAATTAgatatcgtaatatttatatgtttttaaaGTCGTATATTAATTCAACCTTCTGTAAGGTTATTTAACATCGAGCTTctcaatagaaaataatgagtAATCTTCGTTCagatcttttttgtttacttttcttttggtAAGGGTATAACGTACGAATGGTTTGTATTTGGCTTCTTTGTTTTCAAGATACGTATGGGAGAAGAATAACAAGATACGTATAGAGGACTTTCAGTATAACACGAGTCGTCATCGCAGAAGGAAGTCTTCGTAAGTACCACGTAGTATTActtgaaaattgaaaagagaagtCCCGTGGAAGCCATACGAGTTTggttaatcaaaatcaaaggAAACGTCTTCTTTCGTACGTATTTTTCGACTTCATCGAAAGCTATTTGCGGAGAAAGTAACACATATTGATTAGATCGGTTAACGATAGTGGTGAAATAAAGTGTATCAAGAGCAAATGTATAAACCATTAGTATAGTTTTGAATAACGAAgagttaattattaacataaggaaacaatattcttattttctttttgttttgctcTTAATATAAGTTCTAAGTACGAGAATTTTACTACTGTGTCAAAGAATATTGTAAGAGTCGAATAATAAGGATTATGGGAGTATCAAGAGTGTGTATATGGGATGGATTTCCAGAATACTCCTCTTGTTCCTTCGCCATCCCGTGGGACTTCTTTCCAGCTCTTTCTTCGAacagtatgtatgtatacacacacacacatacacacatatatatatatttatagatattttaagtattatttcgttatttcgtCGAAACGTTAATTATTCGTTCAACGTTTGTAAAATAGAGTTTTATTAAGTACGAGATACTTGACATAAGTTTCGCATAAtataatcgtttttataaatacgaaataaactgaattataagaaattaatttatcgttaatatatttcgatatgaATATcactaattttatatattttcaaagatatatacGAAGTAATATGTTtcgttaatgaaattataagaaaatactAAAATGTCGAGCTAATTAATCTCCaatttagaagaaaatatgtaaaatccGTTCGtctcatatttttattccaaattgTCTAAatcatctatattttatttcttttattacttctaCTACTTTCCATTTACCTTTtcaaatatgtacgtatacttttaatagaaaaaaaaatcaacttgctttcctttcttctttttcttttttttttattttcttatttttatataatatgataagaTAAGATtggtagaaaagagaaaggttcTTCTGCTGACATGAAATCGATTGGGCTATTATTGACTGCCGTTCTACGCCAAGGGAAATCTTCTTCGAAgagtatcgaagaaaatagtaTCGTacacctttctctcttgtcttACGTCTTCTCGtcgtttagaaagaaaaaaatattaacggaCTTGGACACGAGCTTACGGGAATATGAAAATCGATGTAGACCGATCCTCGACGCGTTCCAATTTTACGGGGAATGCTTCTATGGCTTCTAAGGCTTTGACGTTGGCAGTTTATTAATACAGACATGGGGTTTGTTGCGATTTCAAAACTCTGGATAATTCCATtgcaattatatatgtatgtatgtatatatatatatataagggcGTTTATATATAGGACGTTTTAactaaattaattgaaattaattataacactacgtcgttttatttattataatatattatattatattttgttgcgtttttttttatcaatgaagACTTATTTTAGGCATAGTCGTTTTGTAGGCGTAGACAACGATCAAACGAAAATCTATGTATAATGTGTTTTATGTAATATCTTATTATTCGTTTtcgaaatgtttattatattttaaatacttttgtaGCATATCGAAAACAAAGTTATTCGAATTCAGTGATAATATTGAGCGATAAATGTATAATGTACGATGTTTTTCTTACCAATttagattagaaattatttgtttgaaatttttcttggtttttttctttttctaaaacaGATGAAACTTAAtacgaaaaaatagaaatgttaaATCTCTATGTTATGTTTTCTATTAGATacgtaaaatgaaaatttcgaaggaaatagtaaaatttttagaaaacattgaaatgaaagaaaaacaaagtgaATATTCATGAAAACTCAAAAATAATCATTCTTTCGAAAGTTTACGAGTGAAACTGAAAAAGAttgtagaagaaagaaagatagaaagaaagaaagaaagaatgaatgaatgaatgaatgaatgaatgatttTCTAGTAGAAAAAGTATCAGGTGGTATACCACGGTTAAAATCGTAAATCCTTGAACGAAGTTCAGTTTTCGTAGGATTTCTCGGCATACATACGTTCGGTTTATCAGCTATAACTTCTAGCTTTTTCATATTGGTAgcaataatttctctctctctctctctctctctctctattctctttctctttctaaccaTTCCTACAtaactatttatctatctattgatctatctatctgtctatctattcatccatctatatatctatttctatctttctttctcactgtTCTACTCGAAAATGTTgggtagaaaagaaaacgttgaaATTTATCTCTTGCGAATAAAAATGTCCGTTAGAGTTTatataaggaaagaaacgaagaagatttCAATAAAATCCACGATTTTAAACTACAGATAGAAGTGAGCTTGTACGAATGTTACATGGTTCACTGAAGCTCAAAGTCAACCGTGTACAATCCGTTCTCTTTTGCGATTCTCgattttcgttctctttccctttacaTAAACCATCTTCCGCAGTATCGCTTCTAACTGTTATCAtgcttgtattttttttttttctttttttcggacACACTCACTGCGAAAACGTTCGCGTTATCGATATGATATTCAGTCGGTACGATGCCAATagagacgacaacgacaacgacaacgacaacaacaacgagaacgagaacgaggacGGCGACGGGATCGTTCCTGACGATttccaaatataaataaaagagacggGCCAAATCTCTCGCCAAATTTTCACGACGAATGTTTGAACTCTTGCTATATGTACTGGAACCATTTCGATCCACGTAACTGAAAGCATTTCGatatattcgtaaatattaacttgaatatatatattatttaacgtaTGTTATCGTTGGcagaatgtaatat from Vespula vulgaris chromosome 11, iyVesVulg1.1, whole genome shotgun sequence carries:
- the LOC127067684 gene encoding alpha-(1,3)-fucosyltransferase C, producing the protein MTWFCGKFGLIILFISICCLYMFAFYFDLRFKNVLNFKSNHKMIPQRLKDHKMFKKILFWNGMFGNKNFYFGDGDIFKNCRVNKCYATYDRFYTNVENFDAILFHGVELERQDLPDERNIKQHYIFVNLESPQNRPIENVFFENYFNDTMTYRLDSEIVWPYGFVRDLKTNKIVAPSTDVFWNIPDNDDKSNKLSSTYHLKDDAIANKSKEIAWLVSNCPAKSGRWEYVQELSKYISVDIYGQCGDYRTCPYTRDCFKDLFEPQYFFYLSFENSLCQDYVTEKLYKPLRYNILPIVYGGANYSRFAPKDSYINALDFDSPKELAVYLKRLKTNPKEYRQYFRWKTLYRIEDSAVKVACNLCKFLHTERKINTYSILSDWYSRNKCPLQKLLNEMKYVTKVSLNIEN